The following coding sequences are from one Calditrichota bacterium window:
- a CDS encoding DUF2809 domain-containing protein, which yields MTIKQFFLRRHLTWFSLILIIPIGFASKFYSGAAANWVNNSLGGFFYVIFWCLFFHLAVAGAKPLLIAAWVLGVTSLLEFTQLWHPPMLEWMRSFFLGRALIGTSFVWSDFFYYFLGAIVGWGWLHLLRKFEKPTEK from the coding sequence ATGACAATCAAACAATTTTTTCTGCGACGACACCTGACCTGGTTCTCTTTGATTCTCATCATTCCGATTGGTTTTGCTTCAAAATTTTACTCGGGCGCAGCAGCGAACTGGGTGAATAATTCGCTCGGTGGATTTTTTTACGTAATTTTCTGGTGTCTGTTTTTTCATCTGGCTGTTGCCGGAGCAAAACCGTTACTCATTGCGGCGTGGGTTTTGGGCGTCACTTCGCTGCTGGAATTTACACAGCTCTGGCATCCGCCAATGCTGGAATGGATGCGGTCATTCTTTTTGGGAAGGGCGCTCATCGGAACTTCCTTTGTCTGGAGCGATTTTTTCTATTATTTTTTGGGCGCCATCGTCGGCTGGGGATGGCTCCATTTGCTGCGCAAATTCGAAAAACCCACTGAAAAGTGA